CCAGTTGGTCGGCTCGATCGGCGCGAGCCGCTCCAGCTCCCCGGCGTCGATGTCGGCGGTGACCCCGGAAGGCCGTGCCGACACCTTGGACCAGGGCAAAGCATGCAGCCGCTCGCCGACCCCGCCAACGCCGCCGGCGCTCACCACCAGATAGCTAATCCGGCCATCCTCGCAGCGCGCCATCGCATCGACGCTGGTGCCGATCGCCTCACCGCCACGCCCCTCGACACTGGCTGCGGTGAGCATCGACACCGGAAACAGGGTCGGCCCGTCCTTGCGCTCGCTCTTTTCGGCGGCAGCCTGCGCGCCATCGTCGAACCGTGCCTGGCGGCCCAGCCAGCGCCACACGCCGACGAGATTGACGACCGTCAGGAAAACGTTCTGCCAGAGCAGGTTCGGCTGGTCCGTTGCCATTGCATAGGCACTCCACGACACCGAGCCGATGGTGAAGATGACGAAGCCCCATCCGGTCACCCGCGCGCCGAGATTGGCGGCGGTGACGCAGGCGGCGAGCATGGTCGCGATCGGTGCCGCCCAGGCGGCTATGTCTTCCATGTCGCGATGCTCCGTCGTTGTTCGAGCCCTGCAACAGCGGCAGCCGCCTGCGGTTCCCGGAAAGGAGATGGCCGAAAGGTCAGGTGCGCAAAGCGGCGGCGCAGCCGGCAAGCGCCGGCGAGCGGGTCACGAATAAGGCGCCGGCCTCGTACAGGCGGGCTTCCCCGCCCGGTCGGTCCAGCGCCACGGACATCATGCCGCCCTCCGGATTCGCCCATAGCAGAGGCGTCCGCGCCTGCTGCGCGGCATTGATCGCGACTGCCGCGTCGGACCCGGGCGCGAACAGGACCAGCGCACTGTCCGCATTGGGCTGCGGCAAGGCTGCGATCGGCGCCGCGAGCAAGGCGAGCAGGCCAAGGGTGACAGCCGCCCCTGCCCCGCCGCCGCGCGTTCCATCCGCTTGGGCGCCCCGCAGCAGCAGCACCGCGATGGCCAGCGGGATCAGGCCGAACGCGGCCAGCCAGCCGAGATCGTAGAGCATCGGCTCCGAGACGTCGACGCGGATCCGGTGAATGCCGAGGATCCAGTGAAAGAATCCGACGTCGACCACGTTCCACAGGCCGAAGCCGAGCAATCCGCCGCCGGCAACCAGGCGCCAGTCGGCGGCGTCGCCCAATAAGCGGCGACGGCGCCATAACAGCCACAGGCCGGACGCGGTCACGAGGTACATCAGGACGTGGAACAGCCCGTCCGCGAGGATCTGGGTGCCGAGGTCCCGGAACGCTTCGCCCGGTACGAGGCTCAGCAGATGATGCCATTGCAGCACCTGATGAAGCAGGATGCCGTCGAAGAAACCGCCAAGGCCGAAGCCGATCACGCCCGTGGCGACAAGAAGGCGGCGACAATCCTGACCATTCACCATGCCCGTGTCCCTGCCAGAGCTGCATGCGTCTGCTGCGGAAACACGCCTCGGAGGGCCGAGTTGCCGGAAGATGCCGCCGCTTAATCTGGGTCAGTCCGAATCTCGGCGCCTGCCGGAACCGGCCCCGCATGTTCGGGTTGACCGGCAACACACTCGAAACGTGCCGAAAAATCCGCATCGGCTGCTCCTGCCAAACGGTCGGCACCCCTGGGGGACAAAGATGGACGTCGTACAATGCAAGATGGCCCGCGCCGCGCTCGAATGGGAGCCCGCGGATCTCGCCGAGGCCAGCGGCCTCGAAACGCGCGCGATCGCCCGCTTCGAAGACGGCGGCGCCGTTCTTCCCGGCCACCTGCGGGCGATGCGCGCTGCCCTCGAGACGGCGGGAATCGCGTTTCTCGGGGACGACGGGGTGCGTCTCTCAGGAGCCGCCCAATGCCGCCACATTGCCGTGCAGCAGGCGCTATGACGGCGGCATCTGCAACGACGCACGGCGCTGCGGAATGACGGTGCTGCCCAACAAGCGCGGCGACGCGCACCTTCGCACCATCGCGATGCCGCGCGACGCCAATCCGTCCGGGGACATCTTCGGCGGCTGGACTCTCTCACAGATGGATCTCGCCGGGGGCGTATTCGCCGCCGAGCGCGCCGGCGGCCGCGTCGCGACGGTCGCGATCGACGCCATGAAGTTCCTCCGCCCGATCGCCGTCGGCGACGAAGTCAGCTGCTTTTGCGGCTGGGAGGACGAGAGTCCGGCCTCGGTCAGGGTCCGGATCGAAACCTGGGCGCGGTCTCCGGGCGGCGGCGAGCCGGAGAAGGTCACGGAGGGCGTGTTCACCTATGTCGCGGTGACCGATGATGGAAAACCGCGCCGTCTGGACGCTGACGGCGGCTGACCAGGCCATGATGCTGGCGTTACGCCGCTCTCATCGGATCGGCGTCCCTGACCTCCCGGCCCCGCACGCTTTGCCTGCGGCCGGGGCATCCGATCAGGCCAGGCGGCGTTCAGCCTCGTATCGCGGGAGAGACTGGCATGCACATCTTTGAAATCGCTCTCGGCCTGGGCGAAAAGCCGGAGGATCTCGGCATGGTCGAGATGGCCCTCCGCGCGGTCGTCATCTACCTCGTGACGCTTGTCATCGTTCGTCTCGGCAAGAAGCGCTTCATGAGCCGGGCGAGCGCGTTCGATGTCATCGTCGGCATCATGCTGGGATCGATCGCCAGTCGCGCGATCACCGGCAACGCGCCAATGGCTCCGGCGATGGCTGCTGCCACCATGACGATGGCATTGCACTGGGCCTTTTCGGCGCTGGCCGTCCGCTGGCACGCCTTCGGAACCCTGATCAAGGGGCATGACCGCATTCTCGTGCGCGATGGACGGGTGGACGAGGACGAACTGCGTACCGCCCACATGACGATGCGCGACCTTGCCGAAGAGCTTCGCGAGAAAGGCATCGCCGATGTCGCCGGCGTCGCCGAGGCCCGGCTCGAGCGCGACGGCGCGATCAGCGCGGTCAAGAAGCCGGACAAGGCGAAGGTCGTCACCATCGACGTTGCGCCCGGCGTACAGACGGTGCGGCTCGAGTTCGGCTGACCGGCCCCTCCCGGTGAACCCCGATCCGCGGGCGTTCGTTGCGCCCGTGTCTCACGTTATACGAAGGATCGACCATGGACGAGAAGAAGATCGACGAGGCGAGCGGCGACAGCGCCCGCGGCGGCCCGCTTGCAACCACCGATACGCATACCGAAAGCGGCGCACCGACCGACAAGGCGCATCTCGAAACGGGCGACGGCACGCTGACGGGATCGATCCCGGCCGGCCTCAGCATCGAGGAATTGCAGGCGATCGCCCGGGACGATCAGGGCGTTGAAAGCGGCACCGGCTGACGCCGGAGGCCGGGATCTGGATCAGTTTCCATGCGCGCCGGTGCGGGATTGGTGTAGAGCAAGCGGGAAGGAGCCGCCGATGACCAATCCGCTGACCTTGAAGCTCGAGCAGTTCACGCGCTTCGACGCAGCCGAGCGGAACCGGCTCGACGCGCTCGCCGCTTATCCCCGCAAAAGCTTCGCGCGCGGCGCCACGATCATCGGCGAAGGCGACAGGGCCGACACCATCCACCTCGTCCTCGACGGCCTGGCCGCGCGCGCCAAGACGCTCTCCGACGGCAGTCGCCAGCTGATGGCCTTTCTCGTTCCGGGCGATCTGTGCGATGTCGAAGTGTTCGTGCTCGAGGCGATGGACCACGACATCGTCGCGCTCGCCGACACGAACTGCGTGATGATCCCGGCAGCCGTGATCGAGGAGATGCTGACCGAGAGCGCGAAGCTCACCAAGGCTCTGTGGTGGAGCACGATGACCGACTCCGCCGTGCTGCGCGCCAGGATCGTCGACCACGGCAGCCGCGACGCGCGCGAGCGCATCGCCCACCTCCTGTGCGAGTTGCTGATCCGCTATCGCATCGTCGCGCGGGCCAGCGACGACAGCTTCCCCTTCCCGCTCACCCAGGAAGACCTCGCCGACGCCACCGGCATGACCCCGGTCCACGTCAACCGGGTGCTGCAACAGCTCCGCGCCGACGGCCTGATCGACTACAAGAGCAAGGTGCTGAACGTGCTCGATCCCCGCGGCCTCAAGGCGGCGGCGCAATACGAACCCAATTACCTCCACCTGACCCGCACCGAGCATCGCGACCCCGACGTCAGCGGCCGCGTCGGCGATCTCGTCCCCGCCGCCCACCACCGCCTCCTCCAAGACGCGACGCAGACTTTAAAGTCCATTCTCGGGCGCAGTTGAGCGCACATAGGGCACGGCGGATGCAGGGCGCTCCCGCTCATGTCCGCGTTCCTAAAGCACGGGGTTCCCGCCCGCAGAAACGGGACGATCGCACCCGACTGCCCAAAGCGGCAGGAAAGTCGGGACCGGGATGGGAGCTGATCCCAGGCATTCCTTCTACTCCGATGTCAGGCTGGCCCCGTCCCTTTGAGCCTGATCACCTTAGGTTGGAGCGTTCAGCTCCGATCTGAGGTGAATCAGGCTTCGAACCAAGGGCGGCGCGTGGATCGTTTGCCTCGTCGATATATTCGATGCCCAATGGGCCCGCTCCACTCACTTGCGTGATATACTCACCGGACATGGCCCAATGAAAGTGAGGTGTATCGCCCGGAAGGATGATAACGCTTCCTGGACCGTAGGCTTCAAGCTTCGAAGCATCGAATACGCTGCCAAACCCGATATAGAAGACGCCCGACAATACTGTGTACACCCGGTCCTCGGGATGCGTGTGCGGTAGCAGCTTGACGCCGCCCGCAACCCTCACCCGAACGACATACGGGCCTGGCTTGGTCGGATCGGCGACGACCCTTGCGAGTTCCGCGCCCGCGGGGAAAGCCGGAAACGGTTGAAACTGGATCGTCTCGGGATGAACTGATCCCCGCTGTTTCGGAGAAAGCGGCTGAGGCACAACGGGTGCCGCAGCCAAAAGGACGCTGCCCGCTACAGTGGTGCCGGCCTTGCGCATGAAGCTACTCCTGCTCATCGGTCAGAAACTGCGATCGGAAGGCGACGTGGACCGGAGCTCGCCGAGGTAGAATCCGAGCCGGTTCTCGACATCGCCCGGCGCCTGGAACCCACGTGCAGTCAGAGACCTGATGCCCTCCTTAGCGGCGGGTCGGCCAAGCGAGGCAATGCACGCCTCCCAGCCGGCGCCGATCTCGACGTCGGGCGGTAGGCTAGTGTTCACAAGCCGCTTCGTCTGAGCGATCGCCCATTTGTCGAAGCGAGAGATTCTCGTAGCGAGCGCATCGACATAGGCGTCCAGCTCGGCGTCAGGCAGCGCGCGGTTCACATAGCCATAGGCCTCAGCCTGCGGACCCGAGATGTCGTCGGAACCCAGCAGTATCTCCATCGCGCGGTTGCGTCCGATCATCTGCGGCAATCGCGCCATGGGGCCACCGCCCGCGACCATCCCGACTCCGACCTCCCATTGGGACAGGATCGCCTTCTCGCTGCTGGCGAACGCCATGTCGCACGCGAGCGCGATCTCGCTCCCGTTGCCGGTTGCGCGCCCCCGGATCAGGGCGATCGAAGCCACGGGGGCGCGGGTGAGGCGCACGAGGAAATCGGGCCAAGGCGCCAAGCCCGATGGGCCGGGTGGCATCGAGGTCAGATCCTCGAGCCGCGCCGTGAAGTCCGAGTGATTGAGGAAGAAGCCATCGACGGCACTGTCGAACACCACAACCCGCACCTCTTCGTCGGATTCGATTGCGTCGATCAGATCTTCGAACTGCCTGACCATCTCGGGTCCCATCACGTTGAGCGGAGGGTTGTCCAGAGTGACGCGCCAATAAGCCGCGGTATGACGGGTCAGACGAATTTGTCTCGGGTCGGTGTTGGGGTCCATCGAAGCTTCCCTTCGCCGTTTCGCGGAAGGCCCCCAACATGTCGGGCCATCGACCGGCCCGCGATTGGACCAAGGTATCCTCGAGACGTTGGTATCGTGCGAACACTGCGGTCCAGCGCGGTCCAACTCGCATTGAAGGTGAAAGAAGTTCACCGTGACAGGCACTTTTCATCGAGTGCGATATCACGGCATTTTCTAAGGGGTTGTTCGCCAGAAAGCATACTCGGTCGAGCGCGCTACGCTCTCGTGCCGAACGATCGACCGGGCGCCGGCCAATAAATTTGGGGTGGACGCCGGACCGGACGTGTGATGATCCCGGATCATGCCTGCTCCCGACGTGTCCCCGCGCGCGATCGCCTCGCTTTCCTCCAAGGAGCTGGAAATCCTTCACCTGCTCGCCACAGGACATACGGGAAAGTCTATCGCCGCGCGCCTGGGACAATCCGAAACCGCGATCAACGAGCGCCTGCGCGAAGCGCGCCGGAAAACGGGTGTCACCAGCAGCCGCGAACTCGCTCGGATCGTCGATGCCCAGAAAATTTGGGACAAGAATATCGATCTATCCAGCTCTCGACGCCAGACCGAAGAGTCGGCTCGGCCCGTCGATCGCGGCCGCTCACCGTCGAAAGGATTGATCATGATGATTTCGGCAATGGTCCTCGCCGCCGCTGCGGCAATCGGCATCACCCTCGCTGGCTCCTCGACAGAAGCGCGACAACCGAATGTGCAGGCTGCCGCGTCGGACCAACTGCCGCTCGTCGGGAAGTGGTCGCTCGATGTTTCGCGCATCCCGGCGAACGAACGGCCGCAGAGCGTCACTCTCGCATTCAGCGTCTCGGCAGATCGGCTGTGGACCGGCGAAAGCGAAATTGTGGCCCGGGACGGCGCGCGCCAGCACGCCAAAGCAACCGGGGCAGCCGACGGAGCGCCCGTCCCCCTCACCGGCAGCATGACGTTCGCCGACGAGGTGTCGATGCGCCAGCCGGCGCCGAACACCCTGGTTCTGACCTTCACCAAGGCGGGCAAGCCGGTTTCCACCCGGGTCTACACTATCGAAGACAACCGTGAATCGATGAAGGAAACCATCGTTTGGGCCGAAAACGTCACGCCGAGGATGGTAACCACCTACTTCAGCCGTGTCCGATGAGGCGACCGGTCCGTGAAGCCGCGGATCCCGTGACCTGACCTTTCGCGAACTCCCGCTCCTGCTCCCGCTCGCCTTGCCGGGCGGCACAGGTCAGCTCGATACGTTGCGCCGGGCCCTGGGGAGACGCGTCATACGTCCACAGCGCTGATCGAGGCGGGGAAGCGGCACCTGCGGCCGCCGGTTGTCCAAGCCGCCTAATGCGCTGCCCACAGGAGACGCTTACCGTTCAGCCATATCTGTTCGAAACCATGAAGTAGCGACGACGATCGCTACCATGGTCGGGCACAGATCATGACAAGGCGCAGGTCATGGAGCGAACAACAGACGCTGGGTCAGCCTCGGGCTGGTAAACCGCGCATCCCCGTTGATCCACTCGCCAGCGATGTCACCGCTATGCGGGACCGTTCCCGGATAGATCGCCAAACGATTGAAGCGCGGTTCGATGCGACCGAGCAACTGGTAGGATGCTCCGCTCGCCGTATAGTAGCCGGTCGCCGAGGGTTCAGAGTCACGCACCTTGTCGAAGAACAAGGTGCCGCCGCGCTCCTCCCGATTGAGGTAGATCAGACCGAATGCCGGAACCGCATCGACATGGGGTATGCGTTGCTTGGGACTGAGGGCGGACGGGTGGACATCGACAATGGCGAAATCGGTGACGACCTCACCGAAGCGTGCGATCGAGCGTCCATTCGCGTACAGCGGACAGATGCTCAGGAGCGTAGCGGTGGCGAGTTCTCGAGCCCATCGCAGGAGCGTTTCGCAGGACGGGTTTTGCTCGCACATCTGCGCGATCCTGCCGGGATAATGGGTGGCGGCAGGCGTGAACGGCAATTCGAGCGCAAAAGCACGCACCGCGTCGGGCTGAACATACAGATCGTCGACAAGGATGACGGGGACCTTGCCGCCAATCCACTCGCATCTGGCCTTGGCTGACGGCGAGAGCGCGAAGAGATCAGCGTGCGGTGGCATGACGATGATTTGGAAGATCGAACAAGCATGCGCAACCGGTAGGGTGGCACGCGAGGTCCGAACCTCGAAGGCAGGCGGAACATCAGGGCTACGGCCGTTCACTCGGCACAGCGTGGGTCCAGAGCCGCGTTCCGGTATTGCCGATCTCGGAGCACACCGCTCAACTCTGATCGCCGGCTTAAGTCCGCCCTGGCGGGCAGACGTCGCTGGGTAGATGTTCGGCGGAGGTCCGCTTCTGCGGCGGAACGAAACCGTCCCTGCAAAGCGCCTTGCCGGGCCGCCACGGTGCGTGCCAAGAGAGTGTGAACGTTCACAGAAAGACGGGGATGAGGATGGACTGGCGGAGCGCTTTGGCCGGATTGGCCTGGCTTGCAATCGGGGGCGCCCAGGCGGAGGCGGCGGCACCGCCGCCTTCCAGTACCCTGGTGTTCGCGGACGAGTTCGATGCGGGTACGCTCGATCGCAGCAAGTGGAACGTCGAAGGACCCGGTTTCTGGGTGAACAACGAGCAGCAGGCCTATATCGATTCGCCCGACGTGATCCGCTTCCTTCCCGCCGGCGCGGTGCCTGGCGCCGAGGGCGGCGTGCTGGTGCTGCAGCCGCGCTTCCGAGCCGGCTACACCACGCCGGCGAAGCGCAAGGCCGACTTCGTGTCGGGACGGATCGACACAAAGGGCAAGTTCGAATTCGCCCATGGCCGCGCCGAGGCGCGGATCCGCATGCCCGACGCAGCCGGGCTGTGGCCGGCCTTCTGGCTGCTCGGCAACGGCGAGTGGCCGCAGACCGGCGAGATCGACATCATGGAATATGTCGGCGAGAAGGACTGGATCGGCGTCGCCCTCCACGGTCCCGGTTATTCCGGCGAGACCCCGCTGGTGAACAAATCCTACTTCCCCGCGGGCAGCGACGTCACCGATTGGCACGTTTATGCGGTCGAATGGTCCGGCCGCGAGATGGTGTTCAAGGTCGACGACCGCATTGCCTACCGCGCTACCCGGCCGATGGTGGAGCATTACGGCGCCTGGGCGTTCGACAACCCCAAATATCTGATCCTGAACTTCGCGCTCGGCGGCGCCTATCCGGCCAAGACCAACGGCATCAAGGCGCCCTATCCGGGCGTCCCCGCCGAGACGGTGCAGCGGATCAAGGCTGACGATATCCGGATGGAGATCGACTGGGTCCGGGTCCACCGGCTCGATTGAACTCCTTCGCGCGGGCGATCCGATTACGCATCCTATCCGCTTCGCGGACAGGGGGGATTGATGCCCTGAGAAAAGCAGCATCCCTTGAAGAGGCGCGACGTCACCATTGACGAAAGCGCGTGTTCGTGATATGTTCCGACGTCCTCTACCTCCCCGCGCTCATGCAAGCATTGGCGGACGCGAAGGATTCCTCCGCCACGGGGCTCAGCCCTTTCTTGAAGGTCGAGGACTGGAAAAGAACGAGGCTGCCAAATGGGACCCGTCCTGCGATCCCGTCGGTTCGCACTGGTTTGGATGGACGGACGGGTCGTCACCCCGGCGTGCAGACGGCGGATCGGGCGGGGCCGGGTCGGCGGACACGGGTGCTGAAAATCGACCGTATTATCGGTCAATACGGTCGTTGGCGCTGCCTACCCTGCTCCGCCCGAAAAATCTCGCGGGTCGGCCGGTCAGTGACCGCGGCCGATCGGGACCGAGCCGCCGCAGCTTTCGTCCAGCCGGCGCAGCTCGTCCATGTGCAAGGCGGCCAGGCGGCGATGCGCGTCGGCAACTTCGCCATGCTCGGCCTGCGCGGCGCGATCGAGCTCCGAACAAGCGCGCTGCATGTGATAATAACGATCTTGTTCCTGCAGCATAGGTCCTCTCCTTCGGTGCGAGGATAAGCCTCGTTCCCCATCGGTGGCATTTACCTGGGTTTATCGCTTCCGTTTTGATCGCCTTGCGAGCGTGGCCGCCGCCGGCGAAAAGGGCGACCAGGCGGATCAAGTTGCGGACGGCGGCGTTGCGGCCCCGTGCGACATTATTATTTTCACGTGCGGAACGGCACCGGCGTCATCCGTGACGAGGAAGGGCGCGATCTCCCCGACGACGAAGCGGCGCGCGGGGAAGCGATGAAGGGCATAAGGTCGATCATCAGCAGCGAAGCCGCCGCCGGCCTGCTTGATCTTACCGGCGCGCTCGACATCGCCGACGCGCAAGGCCAGCTGCTGGTGACCATCGGCTTCGACGAGGCGTTCGAGATTCGGCTGCCGGAGCGGCCCGCGCGATGATCGACAAGCATCTGCTGAAGCTGCGCGCCCGCGACGAGATCAGCGACGAGGAGGAGCGCGCGATCCGCGCGGCGGTCGAGCGGATCGAGGAGATCCCGGCGGACAAGGTCTACATTCGCCACGACGTGCCGCTCGACACCTGCACTCTGCTGCTCGACGGCATCATGTGCCGCTTCAAGGATCTTCGAAATGGCGAACGCCAGATCACGGAGCTGCACGTCGCCGGCGATTTCGCAGATCTGCACAGCTTCACCCTGAAGCGGCTCGATCACGACATCCTGTGCCTGACGCCGTGCCGGGTGGCAGTCGTTCCGCATGAGAAAGTCCGCGAGATCACCGAGGCGTATCCGCATCTGGCGCGGGTCTATTGGTTCGGAACCAACCTCGATGCCGCCATCCACCGCGAATGGGAGCTCTCGCTCGGCCGCCGCACCGCCGCGGCGCGCATCGCCCATCTGTTCTGCGAGCTCTACGTTCGCCTGGAGATCGTCGGGCTCGCCCGCGACCACCAATATGAACTGCCGCTCACCCAGGCCGACATCGCCGAATGTCTTGGCCTGACGTCGGTACACGTCAACCGCATGCTCAAGGAATTGCGGCAGCAGCAGCTGGTGGAATTCAGTGGCGGCCGGATTGAGATCCGCGACTGGGCCGGCCTCCAGCGCCTCGCCGAGTTCAACCCGAGCTATCTCTATCTGGAACGGCGGCCGCGCTGACCGGCGCTCAGGCGACCGGGGGCAAGCGGTCCAGCAACTTGTCCAGGGTGATCGGATAGTTGCGCACCCGGATGCCGGTGGCGTTGTAGACCGCATTGGCGATCGCGCCGCCGACGCCGCAGAGGCCGAGCTCGCCGACCCCCTTCGCCTTCATCGGCGACGACAGCGGGTCGACCTCGTCGAGGAAGATCACCTCCTGATGCGGAATGTCGGCGTGGACCGGCACCTCGTAGCTGGCGAGATCGTGGTTGACGAAGAAGCCGAAGCGCGTGTCGACCGCCAGTTCCTCCATCAGCGCCGCGCCGACACCCATCGTCATCGCGCCGATCACCTGACTTCGCGCCGCCTTGGGGTTGAGGATCCGTCCCGCCGCGCACACCGCCAGCATCCGCCGCACCCGGATCTCGCCGGTATAGGCGTCAACGGCGGCCTCGACGAAGTGGCCCGCGAAGGTCGATTGCTGAAATTCGTTGGCGAGCTCGCCATATTCGATCGCGTCCTCGGCGACGAGTTCGCCGCTGCGAGCCGCATCGGCGAGGTTCAGGTTGCGGCCGCCGGAGCGCACCTGCCCATCGACGAATTCGGCACCGGCCGGGTCCAGCCCGAGCCGCTGCGCCGCCTGCTCGCGCAGCTTGACGCAGGCGGCGTAGACGCCCGCCGTCGAATTGTTCGCGCCCCACTGCCCGCCCGAACCGGCCGCGGCCGGGAAATCGGAGTCGCCGAGCTTCACCACCACCCGATCGAGCGGAACGCCCATCATTTCGGCCGCCGTCTGCGCGATGATGGTGTAGGTGCCGGTGCCGATGTCGGTCATGTCGGTCTCGACGGTGACGATGCCGCGCCCATCGAGACGCACCCGTGCCGCGGACTTCATCAGCAGATTGTTGCGGAAGCCGGCACCGACGCCCATTCCGACCAGCCAGCGGCCGTCGCGGACGCTGCCCGGCTTCGGGTTGCGCCGGCGCCAGCCGAAGCGGTCCGCTCCCTGGCGAAGGCATTCGACCAGCTGGCGCTGCGAGAAGCGGCGGTTCGGATTTTCGGGATCGACCTGGGTGTCGTTGAGGATCCGGAATTCGACGGGATCCATGCCGATCTTCTCGGCCACCTCGTCGATCGCGACCTCGAGCGCCATCATCCCCGGCGCCTCGCCGGGCGCCCGCATCGCATTGCCCTCGGGCAGGTCCATCTCGGCCAGCCGCATCGCGATCAGCCGGTTGGCGCCAGCGTAGAGCAATTTGGTCTGCGACACCGCCGTCTCCGGCTTGCCGTCCGGCAGGTTGCCCGACGTGCTTTCATGGGCGATCGCGGTGATCCTGCCGTCGCGGCCGGCGCCGATGCGGATGCGCTGGATCGTCGCCGGGCGATGGGTGGTGTTGTTGGCCATGATCGGGCGGGTCAGCGCGAGCTTGACCGGGCGTTTGGCCGCTTTGGCGCCGATCGCCGCCAGCACC
The nucleotide sequence above comes from Sphingosinicella sp. BN140058. Encoded proteins:
- a CDS encoding PRC-barrel domain-containing protein, which produces MEDIAAWAAPIATMLAACVTAANLGARVTGWGFVIFTIGSVSWSAYAMATDQPNLLWQNVFLTVVNLVGVWRWLGRQARFDDGAQAAAEKSERKDGPTLFPVSMLTAASVEGRGGEAIGTSVDAMARCEDGRISYLVVSAGGVGGVGERLHALPWSKVSARPSGVTADIDAGELERLAPIEPTNWPTAAPPAARS
- a CDS encoding enoyl-CoA hydratase/isomerase family protein gives rise to the protein MDPNTDPRQIRLTRHTAAYWRVTLDNPPLNVMGPEMVRQFEDLIDAIESDEEVRVVVFDSAVDGFFLNHSDFTARLEDLTSMPPGPSGLAPWPDFLVRLTRAPVASIALIRGRATGNGSEIALACDMAFASSEKAILSQWEVGVGMVAGGGPMARLPQMIGRNRAMEILLGSDDISGPQAEAYGYVNRALPDAELDAYVDALATRISRFDKWAIAQTKRLVNTSLPPDVEIGAGWEACIASLGRPAAKEGIRSLTARGFQAPGDVENRLGFYLGELRSTSPSDRSF
- a CDS encoding family 16 glycosylhydrolase produces the protein MDWRSALAGLAWLAIGGAQAEAAAPPPSSTLVFADEFDAGTLDRSKWNVEGPGFWVNNEQQAYIDSPDVIRFLPAGAVPGAEGGVLVLQPRFRAGYTTPAKRKADFVSGRIDTKGKFEFAHGRAEARIRMPDAAGLWPAFWLLGNGEWPQTGEIDIMEYVGEKDWIGVALHGPGYSGETPLVNKSYFPAGSDVTDWHVYAVEWSGREMVFKVDDRIAYRATRPMVEHYGAWAFDNPKYLILNFALGGAYPAKTNGIKAPYPGVPAETVQRIKADDIRMEIDWVRVHRLD
- a CDS encoding helix-turn-helix transcriptional regulator, whose protein sequence is MPAPDVSPRAIASLSSKELEILHLLATGHTGKSIAARLGQSETAINERLREARRKTGVTSSRELARIVDAQKIWDKNIDLSSSRRQTEESARPVDRGRSPSKGLIMMISAMVLAAAAAIGITLAGSSTEARQPNVQAAASDQLPLVGKWSLDVSRIPANERPQSVTLAFSVSADRLWTGESEIVARDGARQHAKATGAADGAPVPLTGSMTFADEVSMRQPAPNTLVLTFTKAGKPVSTRVYTIEDNRESMKETIVWAENVTPRMVTTYFSRVR
- a CDS encoding DUF2243 domain-containing protein; its protein translation is MVNGQDCRRLLVATGVIGFGLGGFFDGILLHQVLQWHHLLSLVPGEAFRDLGTQILADGLFHVLMYLVTASGLWLLWRRRRLLGDAADWRLVAGGGLLGFGLWNVVDVGFFHWILGIHRIRVDVSEPMLYDLGWLAAFGLIPLAIAVLLLRGAQADGTRGGGAGAAVTLGLLALLAAPIAALPQPNADSALVLFAPGSDAAVAINAAQQARTPLLWANPEGGMMSVALDRPGGEARLYEAGALFVTRSPALAGCAAALRT
- a CDS encoding DUF421 domain-containing protein, with protein sequence MHIFEIALGLGEKPEDLGMVEMALRAVVIYLVTLVIVRLGKKRFMSRASAFDVIVGIMLGSIASRAITGNAPMAPAMAAATMTMALHWAFSALAVRWHAFGTLIKGHDRILVRDGRVDEDELRTAHMTMRDLAEELREKGIADVAGVAEARLERDGAISAVKKPDKAKVVTIDVAPGVQTVRLEFG
- a CDS encoding Crp/Fnr family transcriptional regulator, coding for MTNPLTLKLEQFTRFDAAERNRLDALAAYPRKSFARGATIIGEGDRADTIHLVLDGLAARAKTLSDGSRQLMAFLVPGDLCDVEVFVLEAMDHDIVALADTNCVMIPAAVIEEMLTESAKLTKALWWSTMTDSAVLRARIVDHGSRDARERIAHLLCELLIRYRIVARASDDSFPFPLTQEDLADATGMTPVHVNRVLQQLRADGLIDYKSKVLNVLDPRGLKAAAQYEPNYLHLTRTEHRDPDVSGRVGDLVPAAHHRLLQDATQTLKSILGRS
- a CDS encoding cupin domain-containing protein — protein: MRKAGTTVAGSVLLAAAPVVPQPLSPKQRGSVHPETIQFQPFPAFPAGAELARVVADPTKPGPYVVRVRVAGGVKLLPHTHPEDRVYTVLSGVFYIGFGSVFDASKLEAYGPGSVIILPGDTPHFHWAMSGEYITQVSGAGPLGIEYIDEANDPRAALGSKPDSPQIGAERSNLR
- a CDS encoding XRE family transcriptional regulator, which gives rise to MDVVQCKMARAALEWEPADLAEASGLETRAIARFEDGGAVLPGHLRAMRAALETAGIAFLGDDGVRLSGAAQCRHIAVQQAL
- a CDS encoding DUF6445 family protein; translated protein: MNGRSPDVPPAFEVRTSRATLPVAHACSIFQIIVMPPHADLFALSPSAKARCEWIGGKVPVILVDDLYVQPDAVRAFALELPFTPAATHYPGRIAQMCEQNPSCETLLRWARELATATLLSICPLYANGRSIARFGEVVTDFAIVDVHPSALSPKQRIPHVDAVPAFGLIYLNREERGGTLFFDKVRDSEPSATGYYTASGASYQLLGRIEPRFNRLAIYPGTVPHSGDIAGEWINGDARFTSPRLTQRLLFAP
- a CDS encoding acyl-CoA thioesterase; the encoded protein is MTVLPNKRGDAHLRTIAMPRDANPSGDIFGGWTLSQMDLAGGVFAAERAGGRVATVAIDAMKFLRPIAVGDEVSCFCGWEDESPASVRVRIETWARSPGGGEPEKVTEGVFTYVAVTDDGKPRRLDADGG
- a CDS encoding Crp/Fnr family transcriptional regulator, which translates into the protein MIDKHLLKLRARDEISDEEERAIRAAVERIEEIPADKVYIRHDVPLDTCTLLLDGIMCRFKDLRNGERQITELHVAGDFADLHSFTLKRLDHDILCLTPCRVAVVPHEKVREITEAYPHLARVYWFGTNLDAAIHREWELSLGRRTAAARIAHLFCELYVRLEIVGLARDHQYELPLTQADIAECLGLTSVHVNRMLKELRQQQLVEFSGGRIEIRDWAGLQRLAEFNPSYLYLERRPR